The following coding sequences are from one Humulus lupulus chromosome X, drHumLupu1.1, whole genome shotgun sequence window:
- the LOC133804529 gene encoding haloacid dehalogenase-like hydrolase domain-containing protein Sgpp, producing the protein MVALTSIQLSHCPFPCDNFPNTHLRKTFLSTQNLRKPASYTPPRASISLESKSIDGTKGSLAFLAPLEAILFDIDGTLCDSDPQHYDAFRLMLQEIGFNGGIPITEEFFIKNISGKHNDELCEVLLPDWDFQRASTFMEEKEGLFRRLAAEQLKPVKGLQNLCKWIDDRSLRRAAVTNAPRQNVDLIISMLDLASFFEIIVLGNECERAKPFPDPYLKGLQALGVSHKHTMVFEDSVSGVKAGVAAGMPVVGLGTRNPEKLLLDAGASFVIKDFDDPKLWTALEDF; encoded by the exons ATGGTAGCTCTTACTTCAATTCAGCTTTCTCATTGCCCCTTCCCATGTGACAATTTTCCGAATACCCATTTAAGAAAAACCTTTCTTTCTACTCAAAACCTCAGAAAACCAGCTTCTTACACCCCTCCCAGGGCCTCCATTTCATTAGAGTCGAAATCCATTGATGG TACCAAAGGTTCTCTAGCTTTTCTTGCTCCTCTTGAAGCCATTCTATTTGATATCGACGGAACTTTGTGTGACTCGGATCCTCAACATTATGATGCTTTTCGTCTAATGCTTCAAGAg ATAGGGTTCAATGGTGGAATTCCCATCACTGAAGAATTCTTCATCAAAAATATTAGTGGGAAGCATAATGACGAGCTCTGTGAAGTCCTCCTTCCTGATTGGGATTTCCAAAGAGCAAGCACATTTATGGAGGAAAAGGAAGGCTTGTTCCGAAG ATTGGCTGCTGAGCAATTAAAACCAGTGAAGGGCTTACAAAACTTGTGCAAATGGATAGATGATCGCAGCTTAAGGCGAGCTGCAGTGACGAATGCTCCTAGACAAAACGTCGATCTCATAATCTCAATGCTGGACCTTGCAAGTTTCTTCGAAATCATTGTCCTTGGAAACGAATGCGAACGAGCAAAACCATTCCCGGATCCATATTTGAAGGGTCTCCAAGCACTTGGAGTGTCACATAAGCATACTATGGTGTTTGAG GACTCTGTTTCAGGAGTGAAAGCTGGTGTAGCAGCTGGGATGCCAGTAGTGGGTTTAGGCACCAGAAACCCTGAAAAGTTACTACTAGATGCTGGAGCCTCCTTTGTTATCAAAGATTTTGATGACCCAAAATTATGGACTGCTTTGGAAGACTTTTGA